AACCTCAAGAATTACGCCCCAATATTCAGTCTATGGAAGCATATGCTTGGCTAAGTAGGATGGTCTGCTTCGTATTCCTTGAGACACTGAACGACCATTGGTTTCAAGAATCTACTATCAaatctttcttctttttgaaaaaaataagggCGATGGAGAAAAATTAACAGCAACGACGTGTTTAGATGTATTACTGCACATTGCAGGACGAGTCAGGACCAAAAAGCACGCCTTTAGCTTTCAAGGCGTGACCTTGCATGATCGTCTTctctaaggccttgtttacttggcaaatttgggaggtgccaaattactgttacagcactgtagcacactgtagcgtttcgtttgtatctgtgaattattatccaaatattgactaattaggcttaaaagattcgtctcgcaaagtacaacaaaactgtgcaattagtttttaatttcgtctacatttagtactccatgcatgtaccgcaagtttgatgcgatgagaaatcttctttttgcatagtgtcaaagttgggagttgggggtgaagtaaacaaggggtaaATTATATACGAGCACTTGACAAACGGCAGCATAAAGTAGAGTGCGTGATCTcatgttttctttccttttttttcactttccgcacattttttgttattttccaTGGTAACTTGATCATGCACTGTAATAGTAACCTCAGACCATGGATAGTACTGCTCATTCCTGTTGCAATTAAATAATTGGTTAATCCTGCACACCTCGTGGGAGAACAATACTCATTGCTTAGCAGTCAGCATCTCTAGAAGACCAGGACATCATGCGCACATAAACAATGTCTCCATCAGTGAAAAGGAGTGAACTAGATTAGCGAAAGTTTATCATAAAAAATGCTTCATTCCAAAGCCATCTCAGATTTGTTATCTCATAGTAGCGTCTTTGAGTTTATTATGCTCCATGGGCTAAATCATCGCAATACAATGCGCTCTCTTTTGACCAACTGTTCAACAAGATTCTTCGTTGATTAGTTTTTTTCGTTCGATGCCGTGCCACTAGATTCTTGAGATCTATCCGATTTATTCGTCTCACATAAACAATTGCATGTGGATGGCCAACATTATACCTTCTGTTTGATCATCATgcacttcttcttcttttcaaaTTTTCATCCCAAAAAATCAACAAACCACAACCTCCTAGCTGCCCCAGATGCATATGAATCTAAAGTGATGCCAATACATCTGGCAAGAAGTACAAATGCTTCATTACGACAAACGACAGGGACACGAGCGAGCTATTCCCTGTCCCCTTCCAACTCCAAAGTTGCTCGCCGAGTCGCCGGCCTCTGATATTTTCCGGAGACTTTTTTAGCGCGGTGCTCCTGAAAAGATGATGCAGTCCAGGTGTTGGTTTATTCATTTGAGCGAAATGGGACAAGTAACCAATTTCCTCACTGCTCGTGGTCCTGAACCAGCCGGGGGACGCAGCTTTCATGTGTCCCGTCTCGGACGCCACGTGGTGCGGGCTCGGCAGGTCGGCCCCCTGTCGATGCTCGcctccggcgtcgccgccggagaGTCGGGTCGACGACGCTGATCGCTTTTGTCCGGACTTGAAGCTCACTGGTGAAGGAACGGTCACCGTCACTGTCAGCTTGTGGTGACTGGATTTCCTGAACCTGGACGGAATGCGATTCGCACTTCACTTTCCGATTTTCATTTCTGTTGGAAATGACTTCTTTCCGGTTTTGAAAAGGCCTGAACCACATTCTCCTTTGGGTAGAGACTAGAGAGGATCGAAAATTCCTTCCTTCTGCTTACGGGAGGATTCGTTTTGTTTTGTGCTTGGCACTTGGCAGATTGCTGAAGttggggagctgtcggagctgTTCATGTGGAAAGGGGAGGTGCGCAAGGGCCTGGCGGACTgggacgaggcggagaaggaGCACCTCGGCGAGGAGCTCTCCGACGTGCTGCTCTACCTCGTCCGCCTCTCCGACATATGCGGCGTCGACCTCGGCGACGCTGCCACCAGGAAGATCGTCAAGAACGCCGTCAAGTACCCGGCGCCGTCGAAGGAAGGCGGCGCCTGACGAACAATGCCGCCTGTGCTTCTTTGGTGCTTTTGTGTGATTGCTGGTGCCTGCTAGGACCAGCTATACGAACTGATGCTTGAACCATTTCTTTTGGTGGAACTTGTGTTGCGTGATGGGAAGGTTAATGCAAACATTGCGCGTCGACCGGATAGCCTTTTTGTCCAGCTTTCCATGCGCAGAACAAAAGGAGTACTACTACGAGCTGTGAAACTGTGGTAGACAGAAATCAGCGTTCGGACGCCGGAGGGGGAGACAGTAATAAGAACAGACAGAAGTAGAGAACAGGTCAGCCAGCTGCCATTAAGGCCTGCAAAGCTCATTTGCCTGCAAGGCTTAGCCAGCCCATACGGCCCATTCCACCATCTAAAGAAAAGCCCAACGGCCGCGTTCCATTCCTTTCGGTGTTCTCATCACTGGAAGCCCAAAGTTCCATTGAAGCCGGTCCCCTCTTTGACACCGGAATACCTTCCTATCCTCCGGAAGGCAGGCATTGAACcctttgagattcgtgcaagtAACGAGATCCATCAGATCTATATCAAACCTAAACCCTagctcccttccctcccttccCTGCCTGCGCTGCTaccgccgccctcccctccctcccctgcctgcaccaccgccctgcGCGggccctgccaccgccgccacccacccctccctcaccggccgccCTTGACAGAGAAGAAggttggattcaacttttttgaaaaaaatagtggtgcaatttttttaaaaaaaatgttggctcaactttttctaaaaaatgttggctcaactttttctaaaaaatgttggctcaactttttttaaataaatattggttcaactttttcaAAGAAATGCTTGTTCAACTTTTTTCCTGAAGAAATGCTTGTTCAACTTTTTGAATGATATTTTTTTAGTGGGCCATCATCAAATGAGAGGGTCAGGAAAGAAGGTGATGAGGAAAAAGATAAGGTTGAGATGGACCTTGGTGGGCTGGAAGTTTCAACTCCTATCTATCTTCTTGAGCCCCCCTACACAATGCGCTTCTTGGCCTTCCCAGTTAATTTCAAGTTTCCTTTTCACAGCCATATGAGCTTAGCTCGGTTCATCAGTTTGTCTGTAGAATTGTAGCAGAGCCTGTCCATCCATGGTTTTGCTCACATTTTCGGCTAAATAGTCTTTCACTAGACAGTAAAGAGCATGAAAATTTATGTGACCAGTGACTTTTATTGGTGACTTTAGATACGGGATTGACGTGTAAATTAAGCTTAGCTAAATAAGAAGCTGACTTTACGTACGTGATTGACAAAGCTTGTTTTAAGTACTATCCATCCTCCTTTGAAGAAGTCAATATTAGCGGAGCATACAAGCATAAAAGATTATCCTATTATGTGAGAGAATCAAGGATACGCTGGGATAATACTGCAAACCGTTGACCTGTAAGATTGCTTCCAGGAAGGACCACTGCCATTGTAAGACACTGGAAGAGACTGTTTGAATACTGAACCAAGTTGATACGAACTGgctgaaaaaaaattcatgtacCGCAGCTATGTACACATGCAAAGCTAAATTAGAACCTCTGACTTTGTAGACGTGCAGAACGGGGCAACGTTTAAACTTCTGTATCCGCCTGTTGACGTCAATATCCAATTATCCACCAGCAGCATGATGGTTGTGGAATGGCCTCATCAGCTTCCACCTCTATACATACAATCGCCGCACCGGCATCTGATATCCTACTCCTTGTATAGAGATACATCTGCTAGTAGTTCATCATCAGATAGCTTGCTTGGAACCAAGCGAAGGCAAAACCATCGCGTAGAATTAGAATGgcctccggcgccggctcctcctccctgaAGGTGGCAACCTTCGCGTTCGTCTGCATCATGCTGGTCGTTTCTTCCTCGGCGGCTCCGAAGAAGCTGATGTGCCGCGAGTGTGACAAGATGTGCAGCTCCTCGACCGATGGCTGCACGAGCAGCTTCTGCAGCGGCGCCTGCGGCGACGCCGCGTCCCCCGGGTGCCTCAGCTGCAAGCAGGCGTACTACAGCAAATGCAAGAACCTTTGCATGAGCTCCTGCCTAGCCAACTGTGTCGAAAGCTGAATTTTTACATAGGTAAAGCTCGCTCCTATATGTCAAAAAAGTGCCAGGGATCCTTATACATAACTAAATAAATGACGATTATATTCCAACCTGCCGCTGTGTATGTGTATCTTTATGTATATGTAAAAGCTGCATGTGTACGAGCGAGGTGCGTAGTTCTTTGTCTGCAGTGTAATTTTGTGTGTGATACTTAAAATCAGTACTAGCTATATATGTAACCCACCATCCATCAGCTAAACGTGTACAGGTGAGTTATTCATTGATGGTATGGTATTATTGTTTCCTAGGCACAGTTCAATATATACTATGAAATATTTCCAATTATCCGTGCCATCTCATGTTCCTCTTCCTGCAAATTGAACCCATTCGACAGCAGGTGATCATTTGTTCCTTCAAATTTCAAAATACATTTAGTCACATCCCTTTATGATGAAGGCAGGTGCCCTCGGAGCAGGTACAATAATGGGCGAATCGACCGACACGTCATCATGCTTGCCGAGGTGGATGCACTCGTCGACGCGGCTGCTCACGCGCTCCAAAAATCCTTTCTCTCTGCTGGGTTCCGCCACCTCCGCTCtcgcctcccttcctcttctgatCTTCTGCAAGCCAGCAGTAGACCCCTAcaaataaaaatactaagtgTTGGCAGGTGTGAAGAGACTAGTTAGTGTATGTATTGGGTTCTACACTTACTCTTGCTGACTTGGCTTGGGTTATAGCCAAACCTTATTAAACTATCTCTCATAGGTCATAGTTCTGGTATTAGCATGATACCCAATTGCTGAGGCATATACGGACTTACAGGGTTGAGGCAATTGGGTTTAGGCAGAATGGGCAACAAATTGAACCCATTCAACTCAGAACACTCAATTTGAGGAAGTTTAGGAGTTCTGCATGAAACTTGACTGAACTACATGATGAGAAGAACACCATAACCTTCTTATTCATCGAGTGTTGCTCTTTTAGGAAAGCATAGAGAACCAGAAACCTTCTCTCACTAGAAATGACGCAATCACACAATATCCCTGCTGTAAACCTTCAACTGTAGCCTATCAGAGCATGAGAATTACTTTTCCAACAGAAGAATCATGAAAACGAGAGTGGAACAATTTGATGGAGTGGTTCCTTAGCTTACATTTGATTCAGCATCATCGACTCCAGTTAGCCATCAAGCACCGCGTTGATCAGAACGGTTCGACCCATATCGGGTTGAGCAGGGAGGCAGATGTAAGTCTGTGCAGTGGAAACCCCTCTTGCCGGCACCCCAACACCTGCAGGCACGCTGCGCCGTCCATATGCATTGGCACTGCTGTGCTTTTGTCAAAATTGATTTGAAGCCCAGTTGCATCAGAAAATTGATCCAGCAGTAGTTTGAGCCGCTTTACATCTTCGAGTAGAACGACCACTCGATTAGTTTGGTTGTGTCATTCCTCGAAGGCAGCATTATCATCAGGTTACGGTATTTATGAACGAACAAGGATGGACTTAATAGCATGGCAGGTTCAC
This portion of the Setaria viridis chromosome 7, Setaria_viridis_v4.0, whole genome shotgun sequence genome encodes:
- the LOC117862909 gene encoding uncharacterized protein, translating into MESEIEKKAAAMAEEEVAGKKVAADGDVSLKELSKKLNDFAKERDWEQYHSPRNLLLAMIAEVGELSELFMWKGEVRKGLADWDEAEKEHLGEELSDVLLYLVRLSDICGVDLGDAATRKIVKNAVKYPAPSKEGGA